One segment of Micromonospora parathelypteridis DNA contains the following:
- a CDS encoding MFS transporter: MSTTPARPRATQLLLAYLAFVSLGLPDGLLGVAWPSTRSDFGVPTEAVGWVLTAGTVGYLTSSVLAGFTLARVGVGALLAGSTVLAGLALAGYSVSPVLAVLVGCALLLGLGSGAVDSGLNAYAAGAFGARHMNWLHAFFGLGVAIGPLIMTGVLSAGLAWRWGYGIVAAAQLVLAAAFVLTVRAWHRGVPASTEASATAGTEVGAAVETGPTSADGAAPVVRVPVRDTLRLPAVWSGLLAFALYVAIEVSAGLWAFLLLTEGRGLSAALAGGCVSAYWGSLFVGRVVQGVVAERLGAGLVLRVSLVGMAVGAALIAVPGPAVLAVLGLVVVGFAAAPVFPLLTLTTAERVGAAHADRAIGMQIGASGLGAALVPAGLGVLIGNTSVQVLGSALLVLALALIVLHEWGARRPTAGPPAQALPAQIGRETQTSGPVRPVVDGR, translated from the coding sequence GTGTCGACCACGCCCGCGCGCCCCCGCGCCACGCAGCTCCTGCTGGCCTACCTCGCGTTCGTCAGCCTCGGTCTGCCGGACGGGCTGCTCGGCGTCGCCTGGCCCTCGACCCGGAGCGACTTCGGCGTACCGACCGAGGCCGTCGGGTGGGTGCTCACCGCCGGCACCGTCGGCTATCTCACCTCCAGCGTGCTGGCAGGCTTCACGCTGGCCCGGGTCGGCGTCGGTGCCCTGCTCGCCGGCAGCACTGTGCTGGCTGGCCTCGCGCTGGCCGGCTACTCCGTGAGCCCCGTGCTGGCGGTGCTGGTGGGCTGTGCGCTGCTGCTCGGGCTCGGGTCCGGCGCGGTCGACTCCGGGCTCAACGCGTACGCCGCCGGGGCCTTCGGGGCCCGGCACATGAATTGGCTGCATGCCTTCTTCGGCCTCGGCGTGGCCATCGGCCCGCTGATCATGACCGGGGTGCTGAGCGCCGGGCTCGCCTGGCGCTGGGGGTACGGCATCGTGGCTGCCGCCCAACTCGTTCTGGCCGCCGCGTTCGTGCTCACCGTGCGGGCCTGGCACCGCGGCGTCCCGGCGAGCACCGAGGCGTCCGCCACGGCCGGCACCGAGGTGGGCGCCGCCGTCGAAACGGGCCCGACCAGCGCGGACGGCGCGGCACCGGTCGTCCGGGTTCCGGTTCGGGACACGCTACGACTGCCGGCCGTCTGGTCGGGGTTGCTCGCCTTCGCGCTGTACGTGGCCATCGAGGTGTCCGCCGGCCTGTGGGCGTTCCTGCTGCTGACCGAGGGGCGGGGGCTCAGCGCGGCGCTGGCTGGCGGCTGCGTCTCCGCGTACTGGGGCAGCCTCTTCGTCGGCCGGGTGGTGCAGGGTGTGGTGGCCGAGCGACTGGGGGCCGGGCTGGTGTTGCGCGTCAGCCTGGTCGGAATGGCCGTGGGCGCGGCGCTGATCGCGGTACCCGGGCCGGCCGTGCTGGCGGTGCTCGGCCTGGTCGTGGTCGGTTTCGCCGCCGCGCCGGTGTTCCCGCTGCTCACCCTCACCACCGCCGAACGGGTCGGCGCTGCGCACGCGGACCGGGCCATCGGGATGCAGATCGGCGCCTCGGGCCTCGGCGCGGCGCTCGTCCCGGCCGGACTGGGCGTGCTGATCGGCAACACGTCGGTGCAGGTGCTGGGCTCGGCCCTGCTGGTACTCGCGCTGGCGTTGATCGTGCTCCACGAGTGGGGCGCGCGCCGACCCACCGCCGGTCCGCCCGCGCAGGCGTTGCCCGCCCAGATCGGGCGGGAAACTCAGACGTCCGGCCCGGTCCGGCCGGTGGTGGACGGACGGTAG
- a CDS encoding SRPBCC family protein, whose protein sequence is MSGVTEHVEVSVPVRTAYDQWTQFEQFPEFMEGVQEVRQLSDTMTHWTVDIAGVKREFDAEITEQLPDERVAWRSTDGTQQAGVVTFHRLDADKTRVTLQLEFEPHGVVEQAGDKLGIVDRRAKGDLERFKTYIERRGQETGAWRGSVDRPQP, encoded by the coding sequence ATGAGTGGCGTTACCGAACATGTGGAAGTTTCCGTGCCCGTACGCACCGCGTACGACCAGTGGACGCAGTTCGAGCAGTTCCCCGAGTTCATGGAGGGCGTGCAGGAGGTCCGGCAGCTCTCCGACACGATGACCCACTGGACGGTGGACATCGCCGGGGTGAAGCGCGAGTTCGACGCCGAGATCACCGAGCAGCTTCCCGACGAGCGGGTCGCCTGGCGCTCTACCGACGGCACCCAGCAGGCCGGCGTGGTGACCTTCCACCGCCTCGACGCGGACAAGACGCGGGTCACCCTGCAGCTTGAGTTCGAGCCGCACGGGGTCGTCGAGCAGGCCGGCGACAAGCTCGGCATCGTCGACCGGCGCGCCAAGGGCGACCTGGAGCGGTTCAAGACGTACATCGAGCGGCGCGGTCAGGAGACCGGCGCCTGGCGCGGATCGGTGGACCGCCCGCAACCGTGA
- a CDS encoding DUF2795 domain-containing protein translates to MERGNSKHGPRIDEQMSQEVSGLVQGPGTGGSRVDESRVPEPAGEDQPETTTAPAGDLRTGTPQGMSSTDVEQRSRLGRFISMSALPGDRLMLIASARENEAPDDIVAALERLPEGTLYQTVSEVWAALGNKNETTRW, encoded by the coding sequence ATGGAGCGTGGCAACAGCAAGCACGGACCGAGGATCGACGAACAGATGAGTCAGGAGGTCAGCGGCCTCGTGCAGGGGCCGGGGACCGGCGGCTCTCGGGTCGATGAGTCGCGGGTGCCGGAACCGGCTGGCGAGGACCAGCCGGAGACGACCACCGCCCCGGCCGGCGACCTGCGCACCGGCACCCCACAGGGAATGAGTTCCACGGACGTCGAGCAGCGCAGCCGGCTCGGCCGGTTCATCTCGATGAGCGCGCTGCCGGGCGACCGCCTGATGCTCATCGCCAGCGCCCGCGAGAACGAGGCGCCGGACGACATCGTGGCGGCGCTGGAACGACTGCCCGAGGGCACCCTCTACCAGACGGTCTCCGAGGTGTGGGCCGCGCTCGGCAACAAGAACGAGACAACTCGCTGGTGA
- a CDS encoding YihY/virulence factor BrkB family protein: MTTTEPGTTLDGAPGKQVPRRMRQLSWRTWRGVLVRSVQNFVTDNCSDWAAALTYYGVLALFPSAIVVVALVGLVSTGEQTLDTVVDLANQVGAGSVVTDDDGGVVGVIRSVVLQQSNAKVLLSFGLLGALWSASGFIGAFTRASNAIYGVSEGRPVWKLRPLQIGLAAVTLVLLAVVALGLIVSGPVTDAVGDLINAGGLARTVWSVAKWPVLAMVMMVLLSLLFWIAPNVRQPRFRWLTPGGAVALFSWAAVSFAFGLYVATFASYKTTYGSLGAAIAFLVWLYLSNSALMLGVQINAQVQRGRQLQAGDPDPEDPVLPPRKPADD; encoded by the coding sequence ATGACGACCACAGAGCCCGGTACGACGCTCGACGGCGCACCGGGCAAGCAGGTGCCCCGACGGATGCGGCAGCTGAGCTGGCGGACCTGGCGTGGGGTGCTGGTCCGTAGCGTGCAGAACTTCGTCACCGACAACTGCTCCGACTGGGCGGCCGCGCTGACCTACTACGGGGTCCTGGCGCTCTTTCCGTCCGCCATCGTGGTGGTCGCCCTGGTCGGTCTGGTCTCCACCGGCGAGCAGACCCTGGACACGGTGGTCGACCTGGCCAACCAGGTGGGTGCCGGGTCGGTGGTGACCGACGACGACGGCGGCGTGGTCGGGGTGATCCGGTCCGTGGTGCTGCAGCAGAGCAACGCCAAGGTGCTGCTGAGCTTCGGCCTGCTCGGCGCGCTGTGGTCCGCGTCGGGCTTCATCGGCGCGTTCACCCGGGCCTCCAACGCGATCTACGGGGTGAGCGAGGGCCGGCCGGTCTGGAAGCTGCGACCGTTGCAGATCGGCCTGGCGGCGGTCACGTTGGTACTGCTCGCGGTGGTCGCCCTCGGTCTGATCGTCAGCGGCCCGGTCACCGACGCGGTCGGCGACCTGATCAACGCGGGGGGTCTGGCCCGTACGGTGTGGAGCGTGGCGAAGTGGCCGGTGCTCGCCATGGTGATGATGGTGTTGCTGTCCCTGCTGTTCTGGATCGCCCCGAACGTACGCCAGCCCCGCTTCCGCTGGCTCACCCCCGGCGGCGCGGTGGCTCTGTTCTCCTGGGCGGCGGTCTCCTTCGCCTTCGGCCTCTACGTGGCCACCTTCGCCTCGTACAAGACGACCTACGGCAGCCTCGGCGCGGCCATCGCGTTCCTCGTCTGGCTCTACCTGTCCAACTCGGCGCTGATGCTGGGGGTGCAGATCAACGCCCAGGTGCAGCGTGGGCGGCAGTTGCAGGCCGGTGACCCCGACCCGGAGGACCCGGTGCTGCCGCCACGCAAGCCCGCCGACGACTGA
- a CDS encoding ChaB family protein, whose translation MPGREDLPSTLRRSPEKAQRTWEKTHDSAVETYGEGERSHRTAFAAVKHQFEKVGDHWEPKGRKGPSDQQAAGGGPERRAPTAGGVDANATKDHLMSVARKLDVPGRSSMTKPDLVKAIEKANDRATRKARGG comes from the coding sequence ATGCCCGGGCGCGAGGACCTGCCCAGCACGCTGCGACGCTCCCCGGAGAAGGCGCAGCGCACCTGGGAGAAGACGCACGACTCGGCGGTCGAGACCTACGGGGAGGGGGAGCGGTCACACCGCACCGCCTTCGCCGCGGTGAAGCACCAGTTCGAGAAGGTGGGCGACCACTGGGAGCCGAAGGGCCGCAAGGGCCCCAGCGACCAGCAGGCCGCCGGTGGCGGGCCGGAACGGCGCGCCCCCACCGCCGGTGGAGTGGACGCCAACGCCACCAAGGACCACCTCATGTCGGTGGCCCGCAAACTCGACGTACCCGGCCGGTCCAGCATGACCAAGCCCGACCTGGTCAAGGCGATCGAGAAGGCCAACGACCGGGCCACCCGCAAGGCTCGCGGGGGCTGA
- a CDS encoding aldehyde dehydrogenase family protein, with the protein MYTVAQLVGGVWGAGGDGGELVVRDPADDSPVSTVPVATADEVGKATQAARNAAAQWAATAPAERAGALHRAADAVEAVIEELSAAVTAEMGKPLADARGGVEAGVGTLRQYAELAPLRGGRTLNGEADALDFLTPQPRGVVAAITPWNDPVAVSCGLLGAALVTGNVVLYKPSERTPATGWLLARALDQALPAGVLSLLTGGPEVGAALAAQEVDVVAHVGSTATGRAIAAAAARTGAKVLLENGGSDPLIVDAGVDPEWAAGQAALGAFANAGQICVAVERIYVHREVAEDFVAALVRHADALRVGPGRDPGTELGPLVDRRHRDHVHGQVAAAVAAGAQVRLGGAVPDGPGAFYPATVVTDCRHDMPLVREETFGPVAPVVVVDSFEEALRCAADSPYGLAATVLTASMGHAQRAWRELPVGTVKVNAVFGGAPGGAAHPRGASGQGFGYGPELLDEFTATKAVHIEAPGGGHW; encoded by the coding sequence ATGTACACGGTTGCGCAGCTGGTGGGCGGGGTGTGGGGCGCGGGCGGCGACGGTGGCGAACTGGTCGTGCGTGATCCGGCGGACGACTCGCCGGTCAGCACGGTGCCGGTGGCCACGGCCGACGAGGTCGGCAAGGCGACCCAGGCGGCACGCAACGCGGCGGCCCAGTGGGCGGCGACCGCGCCCGCCGAGCGGGCCGGAGCGCTGCACCGGGCCGCGGACGCGGTGGAGGCGGTCATCGAGGAGCTGTCGGCGGCCGTCACCGCGGAGATGGGCAAGCCGTTGGCGGACGCCCGCGGCGGCGTCGAGGCGGGCGTTGGCACCCTGCGACAGTACGCGGAGCTGGCCCCGCTACGCGGCGGGCGGACGCTGAACGGCGAAGCGGACGCACTCGACTTCCTGACCCCGCAGCCGCGCGGTGTCGTGGCCGCGATCACGCCCTGGAACGACCCGGTGGCGGTCTCCTGCGGACTGCTCGGCGCTGCCCTGGTCACCGGAAACGTGGTGCTCTACAAGCCGAGCGAACGGACACCGGCGACGGGCTGGCTGCTGGCGCGGGCGCTGGATCAGGCGTTACCGGCCGGCGTGTTGTCGCTGCTCACCGGCGGACCCGAGGTCGGTGCGGCGCTGGCAGCCCAGGAGGTCGACGTCGTGGCGCACGTGGGCTCCACCGCCACCGGGCGGGCGATCGCCGCCGCGGCGGCCCGCACCGGCGCGAAGGTGCTCCTGGAGAACGGGGGCAGCGACCCGTTGATCGTCGACGCGGGCGTCGACCCGGAGTGGGCGGCCGGTCAGGCCGCGCTCGGCGCGTTCGCCAACGCTGGGCAGATCTGCGTGGCCGTGGAGCGGATCTACGTGCACCGGGAGGTGGCCGAGGACTTCGTCGCCGCCCTGGTGCGGCACGCCGACGCGCTGCGGGTCGGGCCGGGGCGGGACCCCGGCACCGAACTGGGCCCGCTGGTCGACCGGCGGCACCGGGACCACGTGCACGGTCAGGTGGCCGCGGCGGTGGCGGCCGGCGCACAGGTCCGACTCGGCGGTGCGGTCCCGGACGGCCCGGGAGCGTTCTACCCGGCCACCGTGGTCACCGACTGCCGGCACGACATGCCGCTGGTGCGGGAGGAGACGTTCGGGCCGGTCGCCCCGGTGGTGGTGGTCGACTCCTTCGAGGAGGCTCTGCGCTGCGCAGCGGACTCCCCGTACGGGCTGGCCGCCACCGTGTTGACCGCGTCGATGGGTCACGCACAGCGGGCCTGGCGGGAGCTGCCGGTCGGCACCGTCAAGGTCAACGCGGTGTTCGGGGGCGCTCCGGGCGGTGCCGCGCACCCGCGCGGGGCCAGTGGGCAGGGCTTCGGGTACGGCCCGGAACTGCTGGACGAGTTCACGGCCACGAAGGCGGTGCACATCGAGGCGCCGGGCGGCGGCCACTGGTGA
- a CDS encoding phytoene desaturase family protein, whose translation MTTTSAQSADAVVIGAGHNGLVAANLLADAGWEVVVLEATAVPGGAVRSAEVTAPGYLSDLYSSFYPLGYASPVLGGLDLGRHGLSWRHAPDVLAHLLPDGRSAVINRNPDVTAASLEQFAPGDGKRWLDAYTDWLDVAEPMLEAITSPFPPVRGGLGLLRRLRVAGALRLARRLVVPVRKLGDELFDGAGGPALLAGCALHTDLSPEEAGSGVYGWLLAMLGQQVGWPVPVGGAQQITNALVGRLQERGGTILYGARVDRVLTARGRAMGVRTEGGALWRARRAVLADVPAPALYLDLVGAAALPSRLVEDLAHFRWDGSTLKVDWALSAPVPWANRELVGAGTVHLGADLNGLTHYAGELARGELPRDPFLLVGQMSVADPSHSPPGTESLWSYTHLPFRRNWRAEDVAGHVQRMEDVLEAAAPGFRRLIVGRHVAGPADLEKGNPSLVGGALGGGTAAAYQQLFLRPIPGLGRADTPVDRLFLASASAHPGGGVHGAPGANAARAALARDRALTGRAYAAAIATAHRALYPTT comes from the coding sequence ATGACAACCACCTCCGCGCAGAGCGCGGATGCCGTCGTCATCGGGGCCGGCCACAACGGCCTGGTGGCGGCCAACCTGCTGGCGGACGCCGGTTGGGAGGTGGTGGTGCTGGAGGCGACCGCGGTGCCCGGGGGCGCGGTCCGCTCCGCCGAGGTGACCGCGCCCGGCTACCTGAGCGACCTGTACAGCTCGTTCTACCCCCTCGGGTACGCCTCACCGGTGCTGGGCGGCCTCGACCTGGGTCGGCACGGGTTGTCCTGGCGGCATGCGCCGGACGTGCTGGCGCACCTGCTGCCGGACGGCCGGTCCGCGGTGATCAACCGGAATCCGGACGTCACGGCCGCCTCGCTGGAGCAGTTTGCCCCCGGTGACGGCAAGCGCTGGCTCGACGCGTACACCGACTGGCTCGACGTGGCCGAGCCGATGCTGGAGGCGATCACCTCGCCGTTCCCACCGGTACGCGGCGGGCTGGGTCTGCTGCGTCGGCTACGGGTGGCCGGCGCGCTGCGACTGGCGCGGCGCCTGGTGGTGCCGGTCCGCAAACTCGGCGACGAACTCTTCGACGGTGCCGGCGGGCCCGCTCTGCTGGCCGGCTGCGCCCTGCACACCGACCTGTCCCCCGAGGAGGCCGGCTCCGGCGTGTACGGCTGGCTGCTGGCCATGCTCGGCCAGCAGGTCGGCTGGCCGGTGCCCGTCGGCGGCGCGCAGCAGATCACCAACGCGCTGGTGGGCCGGCTGCAGGAGCGGGGAGGGACGATCCTCTACGGCGCCCGCGTCGACCGGGTGCTCACCGCGCGGGGCCGGGCGATGGGGGTACGCACGGAGGGCGGCGCGCTGTGGCGGGCCCGTCGGGCCGTACTCGCCGACGTGCCGGCGCCAGCGTTGTACCTCGACCTGGTCGGCGCGGCGGCGCTGCCGTCGCGGCTGGTGGAGGACCTGGCGCACTTCCGGTGGGACGGTTCGACGCTGAAGGTGGACTGGGCGCTCTCCGCGCCGGTGCCGTGGGCGAACCGGGAGCTGGTCGGCGCGGGCACCGTGCACCTCGGTGCGGACCTGAACGGGCTGACCCACTACGCGGGCGAGTTGGCCCGTGGTGAGCTGCCCCGCGATCCGTTCCTGCTGGTCGGGCAGATGTCCGTGGCCGATCCGAGCCACTCCCCGCCGGGCACCGAGTCGCTCTGGTCGTACACCCACCTGCCGTTTCGCCGCAACTGGCGGGCCGAGGACGTCGCCGGGCACGTACAGCGGATGGAGGACGTGCTGGAGGCGGCGGCGCCGGGTTTCCGGCGACTGATCGTCGGCCGACACGTGGCCGGGCCGGCCGACCTGGAGAAGGGCAACCCGAGCCTGGTCGGCGGGGCTCTCGGCGGCGGGACCGCCGCCGCGTACCAGCAGCTTTTCCTGCGCCCGATCCCTGGCCTGGGCCGGGCGGACACCCCGGTGGACCGGCTCTTCCTGGCGAGCGCCTCGGCGCACCCCGGCGGCGGGGTGCACGGCGCACCCGGCGCGAACGCCGCCCGCGCGGCGTTGGCCCGCGACCGCGCGCTGACCGGACGCGCCTACGCCGCAGCAATAGCCACAGCCCACCGCGCCCTCTACCCCACCACCTGA
- a CDS encoding polyprenol monophosphomannose synthase: MIEPVQLPSPWRDARLTVVVPTYNEAGNLPTLVERLLALPLPGLRILVADDNSPDGTGDVADKLAIEHPDRIEVVHRAGKEGLGRAYVDGMTRAIEGGAEYVAQMDADLSHPPEALPGMLGALVSTQASVVIGSRYVPGGELDENWPLYRRALSGWANLYVHTLLRVRIRDLTAGFKIWQADALRDIGLNRVQSNGYSFQVEMHYLATKLGHTILEVPIRFEERRDGVSKMTTATKVESALMPFRLRSKHRNITR; this comes from the coding sequence ATGATCGAGCCTGTGCAGCTGCCGTCGCCGTGGCGGGACGCACGCCTGACCGTTGTCGTGCCCACCTACAACGAGGCGGGCAACCTGCCCACGCTGGTGGAGCGGCTGCTGGCCCTACCGCTGCCCGGCCTGCGCATCCTCGTCGCCGACGACAATTCCCCCGACGGCACCGGCGATGTGGCCGACAAGCTGGCCATCGAGCATCCGGACCGGATCGAGGTCGTGCACCGCGCCGGCAAGGAGGGCCTCGGCCGGGCGTACGTCGATGGCATGACTCGGGCGATCGAGGGCGGCGCCGAGTACGTGGCGCAGATGGACGCCGACCTGTCGCACCCGCCGGAGGCGCTGCCCGGAATGCTGGGCGCGCTGGTCTCCACCCAGGCCAGCGTGGTGATCGGCTCCCGCTACGTGCCCGGCGGAGAGCTCGACGAGAACTGGCCGCTGTACCGCCGGGCCCTCAGTGGCTGGGCGAACCTCTACGTGCACACCCTGCTGCGGGTGCGCATCCGGGACCTCACCGCCGGCTTCAAGATCTGGCAGGCCGACGCGCTGCGCGACATCGGTCTGAACCGGGTGCAGTCCAACGGCTACAGCTTCCAGGTGGAGATGCACTACCTCGCCACCAAGCTGGGGCACACCATCCTGGAGGTGCCGATCCGCTTCGAGGAGCGGCGCGACGGCGTCTCGAAGATGACCACCGCGACCAAGGTGGAGAGCGCCCTGATGCCGTTCCGCCTGCGCAGCAAGCACCGCAACATCACCCGCTAA